GGAACGAAATCGCTCCACCATCTGTTTACGTTCAAGCCGATCGATGATTCTCGTCACCGTGCTCAGCGGAGCCGACAGGGCAGTGGCGAGATCAGTCATGATCATCTCTTCCTTATCGCCCAGCAGGAGCAACGCTTTGATTTCGCGTGGTGAAAGCTCGATATCGGGTAGAGGATGGTCCGCTGTTTCCATAGGGGAATCCATGAGAGCCGCAATGAA
This Nitrospira sp. DNA region includes the following protein-coding sequences:
- a CDS encoding MarR family transcriptional regulator; the encoded protein is METADHPLPDIELSPREIKALLLLGDKEEMIMTDLATALSAPLSTVTRIIDRLERKQMVERFRSEEDRRIVTVKESEKGKMLREHFRHSQLDIAARMLQPLSNGEREILIELLEKLTTARSSK